The Cyclopterus lumpus isolate fCycLum1 chromosome 12, fCycLum1.pri, whole genome shotgun sequence genome window below encodes:
- the prrc2b gene encoding protein PRRC2B isoform X3, with protein MSDRLGQITKSKDGKSKYSSLSLFDKYKGKSTENQKNAVPRHGLQSLGKVAAARRMPPPAHLPSLKSENKGNDPNVIIVPKDGTGWANKQEQPDQKSSIASIPQLPELQPQLASQKSVSNLQKPSLVANQENTNTGGPKQWAQLNGKAVEKDGSRALNRLQPFSHEEFPTLKAAGEQDRAGKERSGFDPSYGPGPSLRPQNVTSWREGGGRNLQPSSLTLGLPADPEGKLTALGENGTPPASSHPPSATVTTSSSVVTAQSPVLDPKEPSLRPAQPVRRTTIPTALQYQLNHTSNAVYHDMLPAFMCSRETREAPGTDHVPATVAAPARFDNKPTFRQGYAKPELVNGDVRRENRFVRAPPRPSSQPIRRPGDRPQRPAIINAEDLKDLDELDHDCEDGWAGLHEEVDYSEKLKFSDDEDDPSGEKKRMWTEWEKERERELQRDCISSLSSGEVSYPQEGPEESYSYQHHHPEQPRKTNSRYLPTDALVQQKIQGEPLADQDDRQSQAPARAKYVSPELLEAVERARRRRDEEERRAREERLAACAEKLKKLDEKFGKTERQTSRTEECQIEGDGKEVPLSPDREQSKGHIENWQYSTKDGSECPQDHSPGQSYREEPAFSNYRASEDDVQEPISPSGDYGGRHPSKPIPPRFQKQPQQPQQPQQPQQPQHHQQQEQVYKMQHWQQSGHPAPSGSSHSQRGYYPPHVLGFDPRWMMMPPFMDPRMTQGRSPVDYYPSAVHSSAGMMKPMMHQDHLNSPGSDEGCHSNLHQERRAPSTEPYPMWNQDGYPLRSFTPPYQRPHESSDSGQPDDRNDMACTQQDSYEERATECLSHPRDDIPHHTYQSRGPDREHQHHDQGLLTTAQNHSLIHADSDYPKQDCRDKNQKDGSETHDETSDGSKDNWKRDGGQKQDGGLNNVQSQWSEPTSSSSSNISQPSESTGRTLTRRTGPIKKPVLKALKVEDKENEKPKPEPEEKPVPYRLEKEVLTNVYDLKKDSQPASNRRSASPIVEKQHEERQRQSPAPTKIDRPLSTHSDDSPKESAWDIGKNQSPRESQEIQEPQAPRRNNWIFIDEEQAFGAVRGTGRGRSRGFREFSSRGGTRGGRVGDNLRGAYNNNNNSSGAQRTGRGRASRDLVKVEEFQRGKPRRRNVSETLSETSEYEELPKRRREKGSENGDGYTESGEVRKADRDSWRSNKVYTDDQTAADSREKTKASRGFGGRMLPPRLNTPGSYSRGFGGPRDISTWRGRGPQFSSTGGSMQENGYVPGAETTYSRRPPPVERETLKYPPKFTGSFMENGTEEGEYYFDNDNPDRQMLRRRRPPRQDKPPRFRRLQQPEPGSNQWTSDEYINGDLANPWPGRPKGSGEDNWPSGHYPGGRPSQPGQAEEWETGSENSDFDWREKRGGSGAAAPQGHGDVPSDPGHSEPGSGEKRELCKRSFSSQRPLVERQNRKGEPSLLEVSKMGRTPDNPASSSNRSDSWQNGGTSCKSRNPDESGPVYSIEQPEEREPNEPSGKKFDKELKQGSIRTDITEPLSQYELSGYPIEGDSGGPVSNPDGYQDALSKKQRRPQEDDRRRKEQGSAVPVKNRTIASKIPPRFAKKQGSMSIEQPEEALSSNNLGTEIWETNSSALSVQSSGGDSWTKQVSYTGSEPNSEDSDAGPEQSKEQHKPGPIGNERSLKHRKGSEGVDRLEGGPITPVNGVDLHVDTALPVPPIEFGVSAKDSDFSLQPGSTPVPLSNPVHKLQDALITNLFVFKQTALNQGIPMLRSNHLQPGMNLNPMSFPSADLTLKMESARKAWENSQSLPEQGSPGGVASGIQPPCSIGSSSGVSYSSFGGVSMPPMPVASVAPSMSMQGSHIPPLYLDAHVFPSQTRLVPPSMSQQQTYQQAAAAQQIPISLHTSLQAQAQLGLRGGLPVSQSQEMFNSISSFRSQVYMHPNLSQPSPMVLSGGAPLKGPYSAFPGMQPSDMVKTQSGSHYQPMNGSQQLVYDGQMNQGPGMGSSQLMDSQLIQVTMPLPGSQLRYGSAQQHLILPQSIQLQQGQNLSVGGPRRMMPPGSQPAVMTGSREGSQMEMKGYQFAEKPNHSQGMSGPYRPGSASPIGKPSGPGGPVGPLPPHYAQQVPTVQGSMVMHMRPPPTGPFPNPIQRPVMQLNKPVLIRPPPYPNPGRDLSHSTPPSVPEPPNKGPEDGMKNKTMRELRKAVGEGKTPSGGMTSKLQEPLPSTGQAKPARSGAIKPQAVKVEEARHNNGL; from the exons ATGTCCGATCGTTTGGGGCAAATAACCAAGTCCAAGGATGGGAAAAGCAAGTATTCCTCACTTAGCCTATTTGACAAGTACAAGGGAAAATCAACTGAAAATCAGAAAAACGCAG TTCCGCGACATGGCTTGCAGAGTCTTGGCAAAGTGGCCGCAGCCCGGCGCATGCCCCCGCCTGCTCACCTGCCGAGCTTGAAGTCTGAAAACAAAGGAAACGATCCCAACGTGATTATTGTGCCGAAAGACGGTACAGGATGGGCGAACAAGCAGGAGCAACCCGATCAAAAGAG TTCTATTGCATCAATACCACAGCTGCCGGAGTTGCAGCCACAGCTGGCTTCACAGAAATCTGTCTCCAATCTTCAGAAGCCCTCACTGGTAGCCAACCAagag aacacaaacacaggtggACCAAAGCAATGGGCCCAGCTAAATGGAAAGGCAGTAGAAAAAGATG GTTCAAGGGCCTTAAACCGACTTCAGCCCTTCTCTCACGAGGAATTTCCCACGCTGAAGGCAGCTGGAGAACAGGACAGGGCTGGCAAGGAAAGAAGCGGCTTCGATCCGTCGTATGGGCCCGGACCAAGCCTCCGCCCCCAGA ATGTGACGAGCTGGAGGGAAGGTGGTGGCAGGAACCTTCAGCCCTCGTCCCTGACCCTCGGCTTGCCAGCAGATCCTGAGGGTAAGCTCACTGCCCTGGGTGAGAATGGCACCCCTCCCGCCTCATCTCACCCCCCATCTGCCACCGTGACAACCTCTTCTAGTGTAGTGACGGCTCAGTCACCAGTCCTTGACCCCAAGGAGCCTTCGCTGAGACCCGCCCAGCCTGTCCGCAGAACAACCATCCCTACTGCTCTGCAGTATCAGCTTAATCACACTTCGAATGCTGTCTACCATGACATGTTGCCTGCATTT ATGTGCTCCAGAGAGACACGTGAAGCCCCAGGTACAGACCACGTTCCTGCCACTGTAGCAGCTCCAGCCCGATTTGACAACAAACCTACTTTTAGACAGGGCTATGCCAAACCTGAGCTTGTCAA TGGTGATGTGAGAAGAGAGAACCGCTTTGTTCGCGCTCCACCTCGACCCTCTTCTCAGCCCATCCGCAGGCCTGGTGACAGACCGCAACGTCCAGCCATCATTAATGCAGAGGACCTGAAGGATCTGGATGAACTCGACCATGACTGTGAGGATGGGTGGGCAG GACTCCATGAGGAAGTTGACTATAGTGAGAAGCTTAAGTTCAGTGATGACGAAGATGACCCCTCCGGTGAAAAGAAAAGGATGTG GACTGaatgggagaaggagagggagagagagctccaGCGTGACTGCATATCCTCCCTAAGTTCAGGTGAGGTGTCCTACCCTCAGGAGGGCCCTGAGGAGAGCTATTCCTACCAACACCACCATCCAGAGCAGCCCAGGAAGACCAACAGCAGATATCTCCCTACGGACGCACTG GTCCAGCAGAAAATCCAAGGTGAGCCACTGGCTGACCAAGATGATCGCCAGTCTCAGGCTCCAGCAAGGGCAAAGTACGTGTCACCTGAGCTGCTGGAGGCTGTTGAGAGAGCTCGCAGACGccgggacgaggaggagaggcgtGCCCGTGAGGAACGGCTGGCTGCCTGTGCTGAAAAACTTAAAAAGCTGGATGAGAAGTTTGGGAAGACTGAAAGGCAGACATCAAGAACAGAGGAGTGCCAGATAGAGGGAGATGGCAAAGAGGTTCCACTTTCCCCAGATAGGGAACAGAGTAAAGGCCACATTGAGAACTGGCAGTACAGCACAAAag ATGGAAGTGAGTGTCCCCAAGACCACTCTCCTGGCCAGAGTTATCGCGAGGAACCTGCTTTCTCTAACTACCGTGCCAGTGAGGATGATGTCCAGGAGCCCATCTCCCCCTCCGGAGACTACGGTGGACGTCATCCCTCCAAACCCATCCCACCCCGCTTTCAAAAGCAGCCACAGCAGCCACAGCAGCCACAGCAGCCACAGCAGCCACAGCACCATCAACAGCAG GAACAAGTCTACAAGATGCAGCACTGGCAGCAGTCGGGTCACCCTGCCCCATCTGGCTCAAGCCACAGCCAGCGGGGCTACTATCCCCCACATGTCCtcgggttcgatccccgctggATGATGATGCCTCCTTTCATGGATCCCCGTATGACCCAAGGACGATCTCCTGTTGACTACTACCCCAGTGCTGTCCACTCTTCAG CAGGAATGATGAAACCCATGATGCATCAAGACCACCTGAACAGCCCTGGTTCCGATGAGGGATGCCATTCAAACCTGCACCAGGAGAGGAGAGCCCCTTCCACTGAGCCTTACCCTATGTGGAACCAAGATGGCTACCCCTTGCGCAGCTTCACTCCACCTTACCAGAGACCGCATGAAAGCTCAGACAGTGGTCAGCCCGATGACAG AAATGATATGGCCTGCACCCAACAGGACTCCTATGAAGAGAGGGCCACTGAGTGCTTGAGCCACCCCCGAGATGATATCCCCCATCATACTTACCAGAGTCGAGGCCCAGACAGAGAACACCAACACCATGACCAAGGCTTGCTGACCACTGCGCAGAACCACTCGTTGATTCATGCAGATAGTGATTACCCAAAACAAGACTGTAGAGACAAGAATCAGAAAGACGGCAGTGAAACTCACGATGAGACCTCAGATGGCTCAAAGGACAATTGGAAAAGAGATGGAGGCCAGAAACAAGATGGAGGACTCAACAATGTCCAAAGCCAGTGGTCCGAGCCTACTTCCAGTTCCAGTAGTAATATTAGCCAGCCATCTGAGAGCACTGGGCGCACCTTGACTCGCAGAACTGGTCCCATCAAGAAACCAGTACTCAAGGCTCTCAAAGTCGAAGATAAAGAGAATGAGAAGCCTAAACCTGAGCCCGAGGAGAAGCCTGTCCCTTACCGCTTGGAGAAAGAAGTCCTGACTAATGTTTACGACTTGAAGAAAGATAGCCAGCCTGCCAGCAACCGGCGTTCAGCATCACCCATTGTTGAGAAACAGCATGAAGAGAGGCAGCGGCAGTCACCAGCTCCCACCAAAATCGACAGGCCTCTGAGCACCCATAGTGATGACTCTCCCAAAGAGAGCGCATGGGACATTGGCAAGAACCAGTCACCTAGAGAAAGCCAGGAAATTCAGGAGCCTCAAGCACCACGGCGCAATAACTGGATCTTCATTGATGAAGAACAGGCCTTTGGTGCAGTCAGGGGAACAGGTAGAGGCCGCAGTCGAGGATTTAGGGAATTTAGCTCAAGAGGTGGAACCCGTGGTGGCCGAGTTGGAGACAATCTCAGGGGGGcttataacaacaataacaacagcagTGGTGCTCAGCGGACCGGCAGAGGCAGAGCATCTAGGGACCTTGTCAAGGTGGAGGAGTTCCAGAGGGGCAAGCCTCGCAGGCGCAATGTCAGTGAGACCTTAAGTGAAACCTCTGAGTATGAGGAACTGCCCAAGAGGCGCCGAGAGAAGGGATCTGAAAATGGAGACGGTTACACAGAGTCTGGAGAAGTCCGTAAGGCTGATAGAGACTCTTGGAGATCCAACAAGGTGTACACCGATGACCAGACAGCCGCAGATTCCAGAGAAAAGACCAAGGCCAGCCGGGGTTTCGGAGGTCGCATGCTCCCTCCCAGGCTGAACACCCCTGGAAGTTACAGTCGAGGCTTTGGAGGTCCCAGGGACATTTCTACATGGAGAGGCCGTGGGCCCCAGTTTAGTAGCACTGGTGGCTCCATGCAAGAAAATGGTTATGTTCCTGGAGCTGAGACGACTTACTCCCGCAGACCCCCTCCTGTTGAACGTGAGACTCTTAAGTACCCACCTAAATTCACTGGCTCCTTCATGGAAAatggcacagaggaaggagaATACTACTTTGACAATGACAACCCCGATAGGCAGATGTTACGAAGACGGCGTCCACCCCGTCAAGACAAGCCTCCACGCTTCCGTCGTCTACAACAACCTGAACCTGGCTCAAACCAGTGGACAAGTGATGAGTACATAAATGGAGACTTGGCTAACCCCTGGCCTGGTCGCCCTAAAGGCAGTGGGGAAGACAACTGGCCCAGTGGCCACTACCCTGGTGGACGCCCAAGCCAGCCTGGTCAGGCAGAGGAATGGGAGACTGGATCAGAGAACAGCGACTTTGACTGGAGGGAGAAGCGAGGTGGAAGTGGAGCCGCAGCTCCACAAGGACATGGTGATGTTCCCTCAGACCCTGGCCATAGTGAGCCAGGCTCTGGCGAGAAGAGGGAACTTTGCAAGAGAAGCTTCTCTAGCCAGAGACCATTGGTGGAACGGCAGAACAGGAAAGGAGAGCCATCACTGCTAGAAGTGAGCAAGATGGGACGTACTCCTGATAatcccgcctcctcctccaacagGAGTGACAGTTGGCAGAATGGAGGGACTTCTTGTAAAAG CAGAAACCCAGATGAGTCGGGCCCAGTCTACAGCATAGAGCAACCAGAGGAGCGGGAGCCCAATGAACCCTCAGGGAAGAAATTTGATAAGGAACTGAAACAAGGATCTATCAGGACGGACATAACTGAACCTCTGTCCCAATATGAGCTCAGCGGCTACCCAA TTGAGGGGGATTCAGGGGGACCAGTTTCAAATCCAGATGGATACCAGGATGCCTTGTCCAAAAAGCAAAGACGCCCACAGGAGGATgataggaggaggaaggagcaggGATCTGCT GTTCCAGTGAAGAACAGGACAATTGCATCCAAGATACCACCACGCTTTGCAAAAAAGCAGGGAAGCATGAGCATTGAACAACCTGAGGAGGCGCTGTCTTCCAACAACCTGGGAACCGAAATCTGGGAGACCAACAGCTCCG CTCTTTCAGTACAGTCCTCAGGGGGAGACTCGTGGACTAAGCAGGTGTCTTACACTGGGAGCGAGCCCAACTCTGAG GACTCTGATGCTGGTCCAGAGCAGAGTAAAGAACAGCACAAGCCAGGGCCCATTGGAAATGAACGCTCCCTAAAGCACCGCAAGGGATCAGAAGGTGTTGATCGGCTGGAAGGTGGCCCGATAACGCCAGTCAATGGCGTGGACCTCCATGTGGACACTGCGCTGCCTGTGCCTCCTATTGAGTTTGGTGTCAGTGCCAAGGACTCTGATTTCAGCCTACAGCCGGGCTCCACCCCAGTTCCCCTGTCCAATCCTGTACACAAGCTTCAGGATGCACTTATTACCAAT CTGTTTGTCTTTAAACAGACTGCTCTCAACCAGGGTATCCCCATGCTGCGTTCCAACCACCTGCAGCCTGGCATGAACCTCAACCCCATGTCCTTCCCCAGTGCTGACCTCACTCTCAAG atGGAATCCGCACGCAAAGCGTGGGAGAACTCCCAGTCTCTACCCGAACAGGGCTCTCCCGGCGGCGTTGCTTCCGGTATTCAGCCCCCATGCAGCATTGGCTCCTCCAGTGGTGTTAGCTACAGTTCTTTTGGAGGGGTTTCAATGCCTCCAATGCCTGTGGCATCAGTAGCACCTTCCATGTCCATGCAAG GTAGTCATATTCCCCCGTTGTATCTGGATGCTCATGTTTTTCCTAGCCAGACCCGCCTTGTACCTCCCAGCATGAGCCAGCAGCAGACCTACCAACAG GCAGCTGCAGCCCAGCAGATTCCCATCTCTTTACACACGTCTCTTCAGGCTCAGGCTCAGTTGGGGCTTCGGGGAGGTCTACCCGTCTCTCAGTCCCAAGAGATGTTCAACTCTATTTCCTCCTTCAG GTCCCAGGTTTACATGCACCCCAACCTGTCTCAGCCCAGCCCCATGGTGCTGTCAGGCGGAGCCCCTCTCAAGGGGCCCTACTCAGCTTTCCCTGGCATGCAGCCCTCAGACATGGTCAAGACACAGTCAGGCTCCCACTATCAGCCCATGAATGGCAGCCAGCAGCTAGTCTATGACGGCCAGATGAACCAAGGGCCTGGTATGGGTTCTTCCCAGCTAATGGACTCTCAGCTCATCCAG GTGACCATGCCCCTACCTGGCTCTCAGCTGCGCTATGGCTCTGCTCAGCAGCATCTCATCCTCCCACAGTCGATCCAGCTGCAGCAGGGTCAGAACCTGTCAGTTGGTGGCCCCCGCCGAATGATGCCACCTGGTTCCCAGCCTGCGGTCATGACTGGCAGTCGAGAG GGCTCACAGATGGAAATGAAAGGCTATCAGTTTGCTGAGAAGCCCAATCATTCCCAAGGCATGTCTGGACCCTACAG GCCTGGGTCTGCCAGTCCCATTGGGAAGCCCTCTGGTCCTGGGGGGCCTGTAGGCCCATTGCCTCCACATTATGCTCAGcag GTCCCAACTGTTCAGGGCAGCATGGTGATGCACATGCGCCCACCCCCCACTGGCCCTTTCCCCAACCCCATTCAGAGACCAGTCATGCAGCTCAACAAGCCTGTCCTCATCCGCCCCCCCCCTTACCCCAATCCTGGCCGTGACCTTTCCCACTCCACCCCTCCCTCGGTCCCCGAGCCCCCTAATAAAGGGCCAGAGGATGGCATGAAG AATAAAACCATGCGAGAATTGCGCAAGGCAGTGGGTGAGGGCAAGACACCATCTGGGGGCATGACCAGCAAACTCCAGGAGCCCCTACCCTCCACGGGGCAAGCCAAACCAGCACGCTCGGGAGCCATCAAACCCCAGGCTGTCAAAGTAGAGGAGGCGAGGCATAACAATGGACTTTAA